The DNA sequence TAAATTTAGTCATATTGTTTCTCAATCTtctttcaatgacttaaaatcttGAATAATTCAATAAGAACATTATAACTAAAGTTTGTTgcaatatagattatcataatGCTTgttataaaaacttttaaaacctataaagAAACActcaaaaaagttaaaatatgttgatGACAATCAACTCAATTACATGTAACAATGAAAATATTTGAGCCAGGTCATCTACCCATATTTACTAGACAACAGATAATATTCTAGATACATTTtatatggaccccattttatataagtcattcgtatctcatcaatttgatttggtgggtattacAAAATTTGAAGACGTTTCTCCGGATCACGttctaaagcattttcaaattcattatatataacctTAGGAAttttagagagttgtttttcattttcttcaacttCTGGATTATCGTGAAGTTTCTCCAGTTTAGATAATATAGATGCATTTATTTCATCTTCATGACAAGcattcctcttgaaaaaagaatcaattcttctattctttatcataattttttgaatataaatttgtcatctctcacctatttagggaaatataaaattatgaataccgcaaattaaatatcaaaaccaaaagtcaatattttaagaaaaatgattagTTTCCCTTATCTTAAAGTATATTCCTAATATTGTTCTTCCCTTATACAACTTCAAAAgctaaaatagctctatctacacaaagagaGTTTGATTAACAATTAGAGCATGATCATAAAGATATGTCCAGAGCGTACatacaagaagaaaatatattgtttcaaaataaaaaaggtaaaaaatgaatttactcAAAAAAAAGACTTGTTCGGTCCAAAATtccttaactcttcaattttgctGTGATGCCGTTTGATTTTGGAAATGATAAGAGATTGATGGTAAAAAttggaatgaaaagaaaaatagagaaaaaagaagtagaTAGAGAtaccaaaaagaaagaaatcaaataaaaaagcaaaataaatgactaacataaagaaaaaacgtgatttttaaatttaaataaaactttttaaaactaaattatataaataatataataatatataaatattatatatatatatatatatatatatatatataatatcggAGAATTGCATCTTTCCGTTACACTTAAATTCCCGCctagaactaaaaatatatttaactcaaccaaacaattcaaataatttttatattgttatgaTATTTTTGAGATAGCAAGTATTAACATTTCATCATTAATGCGATATGTATGTTATGAAATTATTGTTCATTATATAAGTtagtatctttttatatttgttattttaatgattaaatggTGATTTTTTTAcgataaaaaacatttattatttgattttaatcttctaaatatttctattatggTTATTCTTGTAAATTTTCCTTGAAGTTTTGTTCTCTCGCTgcttaaaaataaagtttcgTGTTTCTAACTTACTATATTGCATATCTCAATACTTGTTAGaggtaatattatatatatatatatatatatatatatatatatatatatatatatatatatatatatatatatatatatatatatatatatatatatatatatatatgggatgcattatttttataatataaatcttttttaaaataatttgattgaatGATGGCcaataaaatatagaataaaatttttaaaggaaCATAGATATAATAGTTTATGATTGATAGTGGGAATAAAGGAATTTGTAGTTTATTAAAATGGTGTACTTttattgcaaattaaaataatcaatttatagGGTGAGATTTCAGTCCTCTTGATTCTCATAATTAGATATTCTCAAGGTTAATGTTCTTCTCAGTTTTGCATTTCGTGTGCTATCATCATAGTTAGCAAAGAAATTTaccttttgaatattttgaacttaaaatatcctttttattttattttctctttgtattatttaatttcttttccttACTATatacttcttttattttagaatatttcaTCCATATATGgaactttaatttattataaaaaagtatttaattattatagaaaaataagtatcctaaaattttaaaatagtagtTTAGTTGTGAATTTGGGTTATAGAATAAATGGTTCCTTGGAGTTTGATGGGTATTTATTCCACAGAAGCTATAGAAGATAAAAGGTAGGAATTCCATGATTTTGAAATGGTTGAGTGTGTATCTCTATCTAAATCCAGCTGGCGTGGGGATGAACGTTGAAACTTCAAACTCCTGCTTTTAGATTTGTTCCCTTCCCAAGCCATTCACATGTTCCGTTCACGTAATCAACTACCAAATACCCCCTACCTCTCTTTCTTggcaaaatcacaaaaatggtaccattatttttttaaattatcaaaatgatgtaagttttaaaaaaattataaaaatggcaaGTCTTTCTAGTTTACTATGATTTTAATGTGAAAGAAATCGTACTTTGATATGGTTTTTGACAAATTCAAGTGAAGTCGTATCAGTTTAATACGACCTAAgtacaatataaattttatttttaattttaattgaaaatgtgTTATTTTGATACCACTAATTtagtaaatcaaaattatatcgAGCTAGAATGATTTTctcataataaaattgtacCAAATTGATATGACATGGTTATTTTTGTAGTTTCTTTAAACTtgcattattttcttttaattaaaatcatattcttAAATGTGGTACGTGGGATCAAAGGAAAATAATCCAAACTTTGTCAAATACATAAAAATGtatctaatttaatatataaatatggtacttatatttatcaaaatttattaccttcttaaaattatttattttgtataaaattatatataaaatcaagcatgataataaataaataatatatatatatatatatatatatatatatatatatatatatatatatatatatataacgtaaTGTTTATTTTATCCGTAACACATATTgagattataaattgaattaatataaaaaaaatggctaAATATCAGATGTTTCTCAAGGTTGACTATGATTGTTCTTGTCAAGAGAGAAAAATCCCGATAAGctaaaacagaaaaaagtgTATATCACTTGTGTTACTGTTCAAAGCTTTCTTTATGTTCATTGTCTTCCAACTCCTTCAATTTCTTGCCATTTGAAACCTCTCTTTAACTTGACACCTTGTCTTCAATGTACTCATTCATTTCATCATTCTTCACGTGTCCTGAAAGGTTACtcaattattaacattaaaaatcTATGCTCTACTAAGTCGGAATATTAAACTTAACAATCCAAACAGCATTATACAAATCCAATCGATATTAGACCTAATACcataataattgaataataaaagtgtaaatgaatattaagtttacatattttacataataatcgaaaaatattaagtttactAACATAATGTAAATGAATCTGCGTCAATTAGATTTGATTGATTGAATGACACTGACGGTGTACAAGCATCAAATTCTAATCCTAATAGTAAAAGCTATTTTATTATTCGAAAATTTCTATTGTTGCTTATCAGAGTCATATTCGAAAAATTgaagcaaaattaaaattcattcttctctcaaacttttaatatattttgattttcttactttaatatgaaaaaatataatctttacgattcaactaatttatatttttattaatgtgtCAATTCAAATGTCAATGTATAACGTTCTCTAATACAGTCACAAAAATTAACGTCATTGATCATGATCCATGAATCAATCCTAGCTCATCCCTCAATAAACTCTTTTAAGGGGCCTCAATTGAAGGGtcataaaaaagtttaagtctTCAAAGTCCATTCTTAAGTGGGTTAGAGTTAGAGCTAAGATGAGTTTAGTTTCTTTATAAGACTTTAACTAGCTCTTAAAGACAATACTTTTAACTTGAGTCATATATCGAGTCGGGTCATCTTGGGTCGGCCTAGGCCAAATGTTGAGACAAATTGTTTTAGACAGAAATTTGAGAAAGGCTAACTCAGACCAAAGGTTGAGATGGGCTAACTCGGGTCAAAGGTTAAGATGGGCCCAAAACTAGATAGACCAGACCTAGCCAAAGGTCGAGAAAGGTCGACTTGGGCCGAAGAACAGGACAGGCTGGCCAAGCCTAAAGGTTGAGAGTGGACGACCTAGGTAGATGGTTGAGACAGGCTAGCCCGGGCCGAATATCAAAACGAATCGAAGGATGAGACCAGGTCAAAGATCAAGATGTGTCAGCTTAGGCCAAAGGTCGAGATAAGCAGTCTTGGGCTGAAGGTCAAGATAACCTCAGTCGAATTTCGTTTGAGTTGATCCTGGCTAAAATTTAGGCAACTCTGCTCTGACCGAAATCCAGGTGACTCCGTCCCGACATAATTTCGGTTGATTTCGCCTCGACTGAAATTTTAACTCAATCAAATCCAACCAAATTTCGGTCGAGTCAGTCTCGATCAAATTTTGGCCAAGTTAAACCCAACTGAATTTCGGTCGAGTCAGTCCTGGTTGAAAATTTACCCAATCAGTCGAGTCGTCCGCAAtcgaaatttggccaaattttgcTCAGTGGGTCTCAGCCAAAATTTGACCAAATTCAGATGAGTCGGCCTCGATCGAAATTCAATCTAGTTGACCCCAACCCGAATTCGATGCCATAATTAGCTAAAGGTCGGAATAGGTGGGTCTAGATCGAAGGTCGAGATGGTTGGCCAGGTCGAATGTCAAGACTAGATGGCTTGACTTAGGTCGAAGGTCGACTCAGACCAACCCAAGCTGAAGTTCGAAATGGGACTGCCTATACTAAAGGTCAAGATGGGCTGACCGGGTTGTAGATTGACCCTAATCGGTTCAGTTGAAGGTCAAAACAAGTCTATTGAGACCAAAGCTTGAGACTAACTAGTTTAAAGAGAAggtgtaataaaatatattaaaaagattaatatttttttcatgtttaaaaagaaattcaatgtGTTTGCCTTGACTTACAAGACTTTTGTGAATATTTTGGTCTTATAAGCTTTTTTAATGGAAAACATTTTGActctatgaattttttttactccaACCCATGTTAATCAAGACCACGAGACCAAATTTTATGAATGAGCCAAGACAACTCTAAAAGCATGTCTCTTCATAGTTAATCTCCCATGTTAAATATGTGCCAAACCTTTTTCATTTCTCACCATATATTACAGGAAATGTGGGAAAACATAATCATAACTTGTCCTAAAAGTAGTTTCCTTCGCTACTGGTCATTGTCTTTGGAAAAAGCTCTAACGGATTTTCATTTTTGTAGtatctttatatttgttctttaaCCACTTGGACGTTAAAATCACTCGGTggtcaccaccaccaccattacacgcatattttataacatataacaaatttgtaaacTACATTTTACAATTCTATTTGTTTCCGGTATTTCTTCCATTAATcaactatatatattattaatcacGTGATTTTTCAACAGTATTCTTATCACGCATTTTATTGGGCAAGGATAAGCATGCATCCCATTTTAGGGTTATGTAGGTAGAAAAACAGAAGATCAGTGGTGTAATTCAAAAAGACATCAAATATGATAATTGACGTAAccgaaaaggaaaagaaaaatgaggagAATGAAAGAGCAAGTCGATGCATATTTACAGTTATCCctgtttattatatgtttttgtaaaaatatgcAGAAATTCTAAAAGAAAGTAATTCAAGTAATTCAAGTAAGTTTATAGAAATaacataagttttattttaggtAAATTGATTGGTTCAGTTAACAACCTTTAAAAAGGAAGCGTGGCAAACTCATAATGTGTTTTTTCAGCTGAATTCGGATTATGCGTATGAGAATATACAGGAAGATATTTCTCCTCTTATTAGAGTGGATGTTATAGGCATTCATTCTATTGATAGTAAATCCACATATGCCATGAACGAACCAACGGCTACATTGATACTCTAATATGCGGAAAAAGGAAGTGTGGTGTCTCAAAAATGCTTTCCCCGTTGGTTTCTTGGTTCTTGTCTCCTTCTTCCTCCTCGtccgaagaagaagaagaaaacctTGACATTAACACTCATAATAATCACACTAAGAATCAAAACCAACAAAACTTCAATACACAAGATGATGATAATGACCAATATCTTAGCTCATGCGATGTGGATGACACCATTCCCGTTGCTCTCGCCGTTCCCAGTGCCAGCCCTGCCGTGACGGTGGCCTTTCCGGCCGACGATGAAAGAAGCACGGTTCCCGGCACCACCGCCACTGCCACCACATTTGTAACACGCTCAAAAGGGCAGTGCTCCAACAAGTATTCGGGCATGGTGAGACAGTATCAGAGGCTGTGGACGAAACAGGACGAGAAGGAACTGCTAAAGGGATACCTTGATTACATTAAGCAGCATGGGAGGACAACCACCACCCTCCAAAACGACGTAGCCTCGTTGTATGATCACGTGAGGCCAAAACTGAACGTCGATTTCAACAGGAATCAGCTTGTTGAGAAGCTGCGTAGACTAAAGAGGAAGCACAAATTGGCTTTGAACAAGGAGGTTCCCTTTAGGAACCTCCAGGAACAGGCCATTTTCGAAATTTCAAACAAGATTTGGGGCAATGACACTGATATCCTATTAGACCAAGAGTCTTTGGATGGTGATGCGTCAGGACGCACTCCTGAAAGTCGTTACCTTGGTGGCAACGTTAAGGTGAAGATTGATCAACTTGACAACTTTGATGAAATAGACGAGAGAGTGCCAAAGCGGTTAAGGCTAGATGATGCAGAAGATGTGAACAGAACAAATGAACATAACAATGGTGGTAGCAGCCTACAGGGCTTCATTGAGGAGACCATGAGGTCCTGTTTCTCTCCATTGCTGAAGGAAATGTTGGAGGAAGTAAACCAAGAGCCACCTCCTGGGTCGGTGCCAATTCCATTGCCGCTATATCCTGAGGAAGTGGATCATGAGCAATGGAGAAAACGAGGGATTTTGGAGCTGGAGGTGTATTCGAAGAGGTTGGAGTTGTTGCAGGATCAGATCAAGGCTAGATTGGAGGAAATGCGATCTAGACAGGAGGTGTATGATAAAACTTCTCCAGAATGTGCAGAAACAGCTTGTGCTTTATCCAACACCAACAACTTCAACGAATAGTAATATCTCTATCAATTCTGTAATGTCTGTGGTaaacaagaaatttaattatatgtatctgtgGAATATATAGATGACAAGCTTAGATTCTTGTGCATGATAGGTTGTCATCATTTGTATATTCAGTACATTAATTTATAAGCCCAATCGCCTCGTCATCTGTTTTGAACAACCTTTACCTCCTCCTACGCAAGTCTCCAATAATTAAACATGTCATTCATGAAGTTAACATATCTATAATCATTTGCAGCGCCTTAAGAAAACAGATCattcataaatttaacatataaatggCCATCTGCAATGCCTTAAGCAAACAGAATGAATGAACTAATGAATGCCTTCATAAAGTTACGTAAACTTTGTATTTCTTGAATTTATGAATGTAGTTATAGtaagaaattgaattttttccTGAACAATTGTATCTTGTGTTCACTTTTAATTAGAAAACTAAACCAAATCAGTACAGAGTAAACTTCTCTTTTGTCTTCTCAAATACTTGTTCTGCAATAACAGCACCGCTACCATCTGCTTTTTTTATCTCTAACTGGGCCTTCTGATAAAAACCCGTGCCCCTCAGTGCATCGGCAATGAAATCATCAAATCCAATTGCTATTGCAGCTTCTGCTTTAGCTCCGTAAACCAATCTCTGTTCGATGCCAACAGAATGAACAATtgcatcattttaataaaaaactactGAAACATGTGGTGAGAGGAAAATATGAATGATGTAGTTGGCTCACCTTTATTCTTGAAAGATGAATAGCACCAAAGCACATTGGACAGGGCTCACAAGAAGCATAGATTTCACAGTCAGCAAGTTCAATTTGATTCAGCTTTTGACAAGCCTACAGATGATAGCCAGTTATACAACACGAGGTCCTAAATGAtgtatattaagaaaataagtaGACAAGTGATATGGAGTTTGTTTGGAAGAAACTGCTTCATGAACACTTTGGGGAGAGAAAAATAAGACGAAAAAAATGGAATTAATTGACCACAAGCTAAAATTAACTTAAGTATAAGTTAAAAAACAGATTTTGGAGAAGCTAAcagaaaataacttaaaaattagTTCATGCATAAACTATTTTTCACTAAGGGAGAAGTTGATATCattttctttcacatttttCTCTCTCCTAAGTGTTCACAAAAAATATGTTTCCATAAAGACCCTTGTTCAAGAAGTTAAAAGTGGTACGGgatataaaataatcaaatcccTTACATACATAATAGactactatatatatatagatatatacacacacacatacacacactgTGATGAAGGGAGTCAAGTGACCTGCTTTTAAAGTTACAGCAAACAATGTAAACTCTCAGCAACTTCAACTCACAACTTCAAGGTATCAAAAGGTGTTTTCAAAACGTTTGAGATCCAAGTATGTCAGAGACAGCTAGAGCAAATAATAGATTATTGCAATATAACATTAAAGAATGCTCAAACTACAAGTTATTTGTTTTGATACTTCAAttgggaaagaaaagaaaaacacttatAACTTTATCTTGTTTAATACGCCAGGTTATACACATCCAGTAACATGATGCCtgtttaaacaattttttgcCACACTTCATGAACGTAGGAATGGACAAGGAAAGAACTCAATCTGACTAATAACTTCAGGAATAGTACAATCAACTCCTCACTTAATCAAGTCCCATATTGGAAGCCAAATGGTAGAATATAATATCAAGGTTGCAATTCCCTGATGTTTGTTTCATCCACCACTCTTGATTCATGCTATAAACCTCAGATttcaaaaatgaagaaaattctaaatgaaaagaataagaaaCCTCTCTTATAGCAGTAACCTCAGCATGGGCAGTTGGA is a window from the Vigna unguiculata cultivar IT97K-499-35 chromosome 7, ASM411807v1, whole genome shotgun sequence genome containing:
- the LOC114192268 gene encoding guanosine deaminase-like isoform X1 encodes the protein MPLPMMEGSDCLILAFLYIVLEVKDETISVASAFPGHQEAVQDRDHKFLTKAVEEAYKGVECGDGGPFGAVVVRNDEIVVSCHNMVLRNTDPTAHAEVTAIREACQKLNQIELADCEIYASCEPCPMCFGAIHLSRIKRLVYGAKAEAAIAIGFDDFIADALRGTGFYQKAQLEIKKADGSGAVIAEQVFEKTKEKFTLY
- the LOC114192268 gene encoding guanosine deaminase-like isoform X2, with the translated sequence MDDTTSAANATANVLEVKDETISVASAFPGHQEAVQDRDHKFLTKAVEEAYKGVECGDGGPFGAVVVRNDEIVVSCHNMVLRNTDPTAHAEVTAIREACQKLNQIELADCEIYASCEPCPMCFGAIHLSRIKRLVYGAKAEAAIAIGFDDFIADALRGTGFYQKAQLEIKKADGSGAVIAEQVFEKTKEKFTLY
- the LOC114191345 gene encoding probable transcription factor At5g28040, translating into MLSPLVSWFLSPSSSSSEEEEENLDINTHNNHTKNQNQQNFNTQDDDNDQYLSSCDVDDTIPVALAVPSASPAVTVAFPADDERSTVPGTTATATTFVTRSKGQCSNKYSGMVRQYQRLWTKQDEKELLKGYLDYIKQHGRTTTTLQNDVASLYDHVRPKLNVDFNRNQLVEKLRRLKRKHKLALNKEVPFRNLQEQAIFEISNKIWGNDTDILLDQESLDGDASGRTPESRYLGGNVKVKIDQLDNFDEIDERVPKRLRLDDAEDVNRTNEHNNGGSSLQGFIEETMRSCFSPLLKEMLEEVNQEPPPGSVPIPLPLYPEEVDHEQWRKRGILELEVYSKRLELLQDQIKARLEEMRSRQEVYDKTSPECAETACALSNTNNFNE